The Mycolicibacterium smegmatis genome has a window encoding:
- a CDS encoding glutamate ABC transporter substrate-binding protein: MRSIPKRVAGAVALAIALPFAATACGGGDSGGDSDTIVIGTKYDQPGLGLKQPDGTLTGFDVDVAKYVANELGYSEDQIEWKEAPSAQRETLIQNGQVDFIAATYSITDSRKEKVDFAGPYLITGQSLLVRADNNDITGAASLENNKKLCSVSGSTPAQRIKDEYPGVQLQQYDTYSACVEALKNGAVDALTTDEVILAGYAAQSPGTFKLVGDTFSEERYGIGLKKDDTELRNKINDAIEKMESSGAWKEAFDKNLGPAGIQAPQPPAVDRD; this comes from the coding sequence ATGCGGTCCATTCCCAAACGCGTCGCCGGTGCTGTCGCACTCGCCATCGCCCTGCCGTTCGCGGCGACGGCATGCGGTGGTGGCGACAGCGGCGGCGACAGCGACACGATCGTCATCGGAACCAAGTACGACCAGCCGGGTCTCGGTCTGAAGCAGCCCGACGGCACGCTCACCGGGTTCGACGTCGACGTCGCCAAGTACGTGGCCAACGAGCTGGGCTACAGCGAGGACCAGATCGAGTGGAAGGAGGCCCCGTCGGCGCAGCGGGAGACGCTGATCCAGAACGGTCAGGTCGACTTCATCGCCGCCACCTACTCGATCACCGACTCCCGCAAGGAGAAGGTCGACTTCGCCGGGCCGTACCTGATCACGGGGCAGAGCCTCCTGGTGCGCGCCGACAACAACGACATCACCGGCGCCGCGTCGCTGGAGAACAACAAGAAGCTGTGCTCGGTGTCGGGTTCCACGCCGGCCCAGCGGATCAAGGATGAGTACCCGGGCGTGCAGTTGCAGCAGTACGACACCTACTCGGCGTGCGTCGAGGCGCTCAAGAACGGCGCGGTCGACGCGTTGACCACCGACGAGGTGATCCTCGCCGGTTACGCCGCACAGTCCCCAGGCACCTTCAAGCTCGTCGGTGACACGTTCTCCGAGGAGCGCTACGGCATCGGCCTGAAGAAGGACGACACCGAGCTGCGCAACAAGATCAACGACGCGATCGAGAAGATGGAATCCAGCGGCGCCTGGAAAGAGGCCTTCGACAAGAACCTCGGACCGGCAGGCATCCAGGCACCGCAGCCTCCCGCCGTCGACCGCGACTGA
- a CDS encoding amino acid ABC transporter permease: MEIFDEYRDEIFAAFWTTIQLTVYSAVGALILGTVLAAMRLAPIPVMNWMGTAYVNVVRNTPLTLIILFCSFGVGQTLRITLVDPNSPTSIADSNFRLAVLGLTVYTASFVCETIRSGVNTVPLGQAEAARSLGFTFGQNLRYILLPQAFRAVIIPLGSVLIALIKNTTIASAIGVAEAALLMKAMIENTAALLTVGTIMALGFILLTLPVGLLFGWLGKRLAVAR; the protein is encoded by the coding sequence GTGGAAATATTCGACGAGTACCGCGACGAGATCTTCGCGGCGTTCTGGACAACCATCCAACTGACGGTGTACTCCGCGGTTGGGGCGCTCATCCTGGGCACGGTGCTGGCCGCGATGCGGCTGGCACCGATCCCGGTGATGAACTGGATGGGGACGGCGTATGTCAACGTGGTCCGCAACACCCCGCTGACGCTCATCATCCTGTTCTGCTCGTTCGGCGTCGGCCAGACCCTGCGGATCACGCTGGTCGACCCCAACTCCCCCACGTCGATCGCCGACAGCAACTTCCGGCTCGCCGTGCTCGGATTGACCGTCTACACCGCGTCTTTCGTGTGTGAGACGATCCGGTCGGGTGTGAACACCGTGCCGCTGGGTCAGGCCGAGGCGGCCCGCTCACTCGGTTTCACGTTCGGGCAGAACCTGCGATACATCCTGCTGCCGCAGGCTTTTCGCGCCGTGATCATCCCGCTCGGGTCGGTGTTGATCGCGCTGATCAAGAACACCACGATCGCCTCGGCCATCGGTGTCGCCGAGGCCGCCCTGCTCATGAAGGCGATGATCGAGAACACCGCCGCGCTGCTGACGGTCGGCACCATCATGGCGCTGGGCTTCATCCTCCTGACGCTTCCGGTGGGCCTGTTGTTCGGCTGGCTGGGGAAGAGACTGGCGGTGGCGCGGTGA